One stretch of Hydrogenovibrio kuenenii DSM 12350 DNA includes these proteins:
- the yidD gene encoding membrane protein insertion efficiency factor YidD yields the protein MNLLKRLLKWVFILPIKFYQWFISPLLGPRCRFYPSCSHYTVEAIEKHGVLCGLWLGVKRVSRCHPGSDGGVDPVPEHGCSCQHHQTINDHSKTETKDHSQE from the coding sequence GTCTTTATCCTACCTATCAAATTTTACCAATGGTTTATTAGTCCGTTACTGGGTCCTAGGTGCCGTTTTTATCCAAGTTGCTCACACTATACGGTAGAAGCCATCGAGAAACATGGAGTACTTTGTGGTTTATGGTTAGGTGTAAAACGTGTTAGCCGGTGCCACCCAGGAAGCGATGGTGGTGTAGACCCTGTCCCTGAACATGGATGCAGTTGCCAGCACCATCAAACCATCAACGACCATTCAAAAACAGAAACCAAAGACCATTCGCAGGAATAG
- the ppk1 gene encoding polyphosphate kinase 1 translates to MQGDVQETQQDYTPYINRERSLLEFNRRVLAQAKNPEIPLLERLKFLCISSSNMDEFFEVRMASLYEISTDPSARTKPDGQLPSQVITTLSEVTKEIVYDQYNTLNHILIPELEKENIRFLRRRQWNEQQKEWIRQFFLSSLQPVLSPMGLDPSHPFPRLLNKSLNFIVSLEGKDAFGRSNGLAIVQVPRSLPRIIKLPPEATDGENDFVFLSSVLHSNVSNLFPGMTVTGCHQFRLTRNTNLFIDEEEIDDIMSALQGELYSRDYGGAIRLEVSDQCPKNMYQFLLDQFKMTDDQLYQVDGPVNLIRLNSVPDLANRPDLLFGPFTPSMAKTNQASKKGGFKLFTRKKESESMFERIARKDVLLHHPYDSFAPVIDFLYEAAKDPSVLAIRMTLYRTGEKSAIIDALEKAARAGKEVTAVVELRARFDEDNNILQANRLQDAGVNVVYGVVGYKTHAKMIYIVRREDHQLRQYVHLGTGNYHHITSRFYTDFGLLTANPKLTNDVAKIFQQLTSLGDTKNLDSILQSPFTLHTGMLERIARETENAREGRSARIIAKMNGLEEKHIIDALYEASNAGVKIDLIVRGICSLRPGVPGMSENITVTGVVGRFLEHHRIYYFENAKGSPELYCSSADWMRRNLLSRVETCFPILDKDNFQQVYTEGLAIYLEDNVGSWVLQPDGCYQPKPRREDEVAFSAQQWLMDKYADQD, encoded by the coding sequence ATGCAAGGTGATGTTCAAGAAACACAACAAGACTATACGCCTTACATCAACAGAGAAAGAAGTCTTCTAGAGTTCAATCGTCGCGTATTGGCTCAAGCGAAAAACCCCGAAATTCCTTTATTGGAACGCTTAAAGTTCCTATGTATTTCCAGTAGCAATATGGATGAGTTTTTTGAAGTACGCATGGCAAGTCTGTATGAAATTTCAACAGACCCTTCTGCGCGCACCAAACCAGATGGACAGCTTCCATCCCAAGTCATTACGACGCTTTCCGAAGTGACTAAAGAAATCGTTTATGACCAATACAACACGCTAAATCACATTCTAATTCCTGAACTGGAAAAAGAGAATATTCGTTTTTTACGTCGCCGCCAATGGAACGAGCAACAAAAAGAGTGGATCCGTCAGTTCTTCCTATCTTCTTTACAACCAGTTTTAAGCCCTATGGGGTTGGATCCATCACACCCTTTTCCAAGGCTGCTTAACAAAAGTTTGAACTTCATTGTTTCTCTGGAAGGGAAAGATGCTTTTGGCCGCTCCAATGGTTTGGCCATCGTACAAGTACCGCGCTCATTACCACGTATCATTAAATTACCGCCTGAAGCAACTGACGGTGAAAACGACTTTGTTTTCTTATCTTCAGTTCTACACTCAAATGTATCCAACCTATTCCCAGGCATGACCGTAACTGGATGTCACCAATTCCGCCTGACACGTAACACCAACCTCTTTATCGATGAAGAAGAAATAGACGATATTATGAGTGCATTGCAGGGTGAGCTATACAGCCGTGATTACGGTGGAGCCATTCGCTTAGAAGTATCGGATCAATGTCCAAAAAACATGTATCAGTTCTTACTTGACCAGTTCAAGATGACTGATGACCAACTTTACCAAGTAGATGGTCCTGTAAACTTGATTCGTCTTAATTCTGTACCTGACTTAGCAAACCGTCCAGACCTATTATTCGGACCTTTTACGCCTAGCATGGCAAAAACCAATCAAGCGAGCAAAAAAGGTGGGTTCAAACTTTTCACTCGTAAAAAAGAATCCGAATCAATGTTTGAACGCATTGCGCGCAAGGATGTACTACTCCACCATCCTTATGACTCCTTTGCGCCAGTCATTGACTTCTTATATGAAGCGGCAAAAGATCCGAGTGTTTTAGCTATCCGCATGACGCTTTACCGTACTGGTGAAAAATCCGCCATTATTGATGCTTTGGAAAAAGCTGCGCGTGCAGGCAAGGAAGTGACTGCCGTTGTAGAACTACGTGCTCGCTTTGACGAAGATAACAACATCTTACAAGCGAACCGTTTACAGGATGCTGGGGTTAATGTGGTATATGGTGTTGTTGGCTATAAAACACATGCCAAAATGATTTATATCGTACGCCGTGAAGACCATCAACTACGTCAATACGTTCATCTTGGAACAGGAAACTATCATCACATCACTTCTCGGTTCTATACCGACTTTGGTCTGTTGACAGCCAACCCAAAACTTACCAATGATGTGGCTAAAATTTTCCAACAACTCACCAGCCTAGGCGATACCAAAAACCTTGATAGCATATTGCAATCTCCGTTCACGCTGCATACAGGCATGCTAGAGCGCATTGCAAGAGAAACTGAAAATGCACGTGAGGGACGTTCGGCAAGAATCATTGCCAAGATGAATGGACTAGAAGAAAAACACATCATTGATGCGCTTTATGAAGCTTCAAATGCTGGGGTTAAAATCGACCTAATTGTACGCGGCATTTGCAGTTTACGTCCTGGTGTGCCGGGCATGTCTGAAAACATCACCGTAACAGGCGTTGTCGGGCGTTTTCTAGAACACCACCGTATCTACTATTTTGAAAACGCGAAAGGCTCTCCTGAACTCTACTGTTCAAGTGCAGACTGGATGAGACGAAACCTTTTATCTCGTGTTGAAACCTGCTTCCCAATTCTGGATAAAGACAACTTCCAACAGGTTTATACCGAAGGCTTGGCAATCTACCTAGAAGACAATGTTGGTTCTTGGGTTTTACAACCTGACGGTTGTTATCAACCCAAACCAAGACGCGAAGATGAAGTGGCATTTTCCGCACAACAATGGCTGATGGACAAATACGCCGACCAGGATTAA
- a CDS encoding Ppx/GppA phosphatase family protein: MSEKDALKANSPLNTATDAATENDASDAQLYAAIDLGSNSFHMIIARDVDGQMQVVDKHKEMVRLRGGLDENGYLDEVAFNNAIACLERFGQLLKGFPEGHVRAVGTNTLRNARNSKDFLKRAKEVLGHEIQIIAGQEEARLIYLGVSHGLPSSDEQRLVMDIGGGSTEYIIGVGFEQRHLTSTEMGCVSITQRFFKNDEVSERDMLNAINTCRLILRPHHMNLTRLGWETAIGASGSIKSIGTLLKENDWTDGDITLDGMLKLKAFLVEHETISQAIEAGLKGLKSERIPVLSGGLAILIATFLELGIDSMQVSANALREGLIFDTLGRLYEADVRETTVANMQNWLKIDTTQAQKVANTAVNFYQQIHKQWNLDDDSYDYPKLLKWAAQLHEAGIAISYKRYRHHSAYLVENSELAGFTQQEKIMLTAMLLNHRGKFFKEPFEALPAPHNDKLINLTVLLRLAVRIHRGRDMEAANIELSLIDNSELNLVFEPDWLVQHPLTQLDLEIEAERLKAMDFTLTFE; this comes from the coding sequence ATGTCCGAAAAAGATGCTTTAAAAGCAAACTCTCCTCTAAATACTGCCACTGACGCAGCAACCGAAAATGATGCATCCGATGCTCAGCTTTATGCTGCGATTGACTTAGGTTCCAACAGCTTTCACATGATTATCGCCAGAGATGTTGATGGACAAATGCAGGTTGTGGACAAGCACAAAGAAATGGTTCGCCTTCGCGGTGGGCTCGATGAGAATGGTTATTTAGATGAAGTCGCTTTTAACAATGCGATTGCCTGTTTGGAGCGCTTTGGACAATTATTGAAAGGCTTTCCTGAAGGTCATGTTCGCGCTGTCGGCACCAACACCTTGCGCAATGCCCGCAATAGCAAAGACTTCCTTAAACGTGCAAAAGAAGTGCTTGGCCACGAAATTCAAATCATCGCAGGACAGGAAGAAGCACGTCTTATTTACCTAGGCGTAAGCCATGGTTTACCGAGTAGCGATGAGCAACGCCTTGTAATGGACATTGGCGGCGGCAGCACAGAATACATCATCGGTGTAGGGTTTGAGCAACGTCACCTAACCAGTACCGAAATGGGCTGCGTCAGTATCACACAACGTTTCTTTAAAAATGATGAAGTATCCGAACGAGATATGCTTAATGCCATCAATACTTGTCGCCTTATTCTACGTCCGCATCATATGAACTTGACTCGTTTGGGTTGGGAAACTGCCATAGGCGCGTCAGGAAGCATTAAGTCGATTGGTACATTGTTAAAAGAAAATGATTGGACAGACGGCGACATCACCCTAGACGGCATGCTCAAGCTAAAAGCTTTTCTGGTAGAGCATGAAACAATTTCTCAAGCCATTGAAGCCGGATTAAAAGGTTTAAAAAGCGAACGTATTCCGGTTTTGTCAGGTGGTTTAGCGATCTTAATTGCAACCTTCCTTGAGCTTGGTATCGACAGTATGCAAGTATCTGCAAATGCTCTGAGAGAAGGCCTTATCTTTGACACCCTTGGCCGTCTATATGAAGCAGATGTACGGGAAACTACCGTTGCCAATATGCAAAACTGGCTGAAAATAGATACCACTCAAGCGCAAAAAGTTGCCAACACTGCCGTTAACTTTTACCAACAAATACATAAACAATGGAATTTGGATGATGACAGTTATGATTATCCAAAACTATTGAAATGGGCTGCACAACTGCACGAAGCTGGAATCGCAATCAGCTATAAGCGTTACCGACATCACTCGGCTTACTTAGTGGAAAACTCTGAACTGGCTGGGTTTACGCAACAAGAAAAAATCATGTTGACTGCCATGCTACTCAATCATCGAGGAAAGTTCTTTAAAGAGCCTTTTGAAGCACTTCCTGCTCCTCACAATGACAAACTTATTAACCTAACGGTATTATTGCGACTGGCGGTGCGAATTCACCGTGGGCGAGATATGGAAGCGGCCAACATTGAATTAAGTTTGATCGATAACAGCGAATTAAACTTGGTCTTTGAACCGGATTGGCTTGTTCAACATCCTCTGACCCAACTTGACCTTGAAATTGAAGCTGAGCGCCTAAAAGCAATGGACTTCACACTCACCTTTGAGTAA
- a CDS encoding ferredoxin reductase domain-containing protein produces MQFTVVENRNMTDQDDEKDVYFMRLTYDEPVEYDAGDWLLVESSNRPSLVDFVLGLLNLSGDEIVDVRRVGEKSVREALRDNYELTQLNPAILNRIQREYGLDEWADRNDMMAYAEGRDIVDLLQAFPRLQTLGLEFCKMLSPLSPRYYSIASSQKSQAAQAYDGRMVDLVYKKIAYHKEGRDRLGVATCQLSDLKVGDVIEGDFCANKVFKLPEDLAHNKQPLIMVGAGTGIAPYIGFMEEIAYEHPQHFANTWLFFGETREQTCFLCQDQLKSWEAEGFHLKTAFSRDQAHKVYVQDLLWEYRQTLWDLLEAGGIFYLCGDKNKMAKDVEQVMKKIMVEIGNIEDPDLVWKEWRRARKVQSDVY; encoded by the coding sequence ATGCAATTTACTGTTGTCGAAAATCGAAACATGACCGATCAGGATGATGAAAAGGATGTGTATTTCATGCGTCTTACTTACGACGAGCCTGTGGAATATGACGCTGGTGACTGGTTACTGGTTGAGTCCAGCAATAGACCCAGCCTGGTAGATTTTGTATTAGGGCTTCTCAACTTGAGTGGCGATGAAATTGTCGATGTTCGTCGGGTGGGTGAAAAGTCAGTGCGAGAAGCTTTGCGTGACAACTATGAGCTTACGCAGCTTAATCCGGCGATTTTGAATCGTATTCAACGCGAGTATGGTTTGGATGAATGGGCTGACCGAAATGACATGATGGCCTATGCTGAAGGGCGGGATATTGTCGATTTATTACAAGCATTCCCTCGGTTACAGACTCTGGGGTTAGAGTTTTGCAAAATGCTCTCCCCACTTTCTCCGCGCTATTACTCTATAGCCTCATCGCAAAAGTCACAGGCAGCTCAAGCTTATGATGGACGCATGGTGGATTTGGTTTATAAAAAAATTGCTTATCATAAAGAAGGTCGAGACCGCCTAGGGGTTGCCACTTGCCAATTAAGTGACTTGAAAGTTGGCGATGTAATTGAAGGGGATTTTTGCGCCAATAAGGTTTTCAAACTACCGGAAGACCTTGCGCATAACAAACAACCGTTGATTATGGTGGGAGCGGGTACAGGTATCGCACCTTACATCGGTTTTATGGAAGAAATTGCTTATGAACACCCACAGCACTTTGCAAACACTTGGTTGTTTTTTGGAGAAACGCGCGAGCAGACCTGTTTTCTTTGTCAGGATCAATTAAAAAGCTGGGAAGCAGAAGGTTTTCATTTGAAGACCGCTTTTTCCCGAGACCAGGCACATAAGGTTTATGTGCAGGACTTACTGTGGGAATATCGTCAGACGCTTTGGGATTTGCTAGAAGCAGGCGGTATTTTTTATCTTTGTGGTGATAAAAATAAAATGGCAAAAGATGTTGAGCAGGTCATGAAAAAAATCATGGTTGAAATCGGCAATATTGAAGATCCCGACTTGGTTTGGAAAGAATGGCGACGCGCCAGAAAAGTCCAGTCAGACGTTTATTAA
- a CDS encoding M90 family metallopeptidase, which translates to MIWLQKIKRAYIKNGLQHYKIPATLWRAIETEMPLLARYNRQQKTALRMLASRILKKKRITAVRNFPLTEHMRAIIATQVAIMIFGLVDAENDLSFDWIDNWHEIIVYPNAYRTHRNPVIPIQGGLLGVEIHTDLIEEGETFYQGPVIINWDDDAPHPLRTKANQVLLHELAHKMDMLNGDINGFPPLHLNMNAKDWYEAFETAYRHLDQQLAKGHKPVINPYAATNPAEFFAVCTEYFFEAPEHLHKVFPAVYRQMSLFFNQDFLKI; encoded by the coding sequence ATGATTTGGTTACAAAAAATTAAACGCGCTTATATCAAAAACGGTTTGCAACACTATAAAATTCCTGCCACGCTTTGGCGTGCAATCGAAACGGAAATGCCTTTATTAGCGCGCTATAACCGCCAGCAAAAGACAGCACTGCGCATGCTTGCTTCCCGCATTCTTAAAAAGAAACGTATCACAGCCGTCAGAAACTTTCCACTAACCGAACATATGAGAGCGATTATTGCGACTCAAGTAGCGATTATGATTTTTGGGCTGGTAGATGCGGAAAATGACCTTTCCTTCGACTGGATTGATAACTGGCATGAAATTATTGTTTACCCTAATGCTTACCGAACACATAGAAACCCGGTCATTCCCATTCAAGGCGGATTACTAGGCGTTGAAATACATACGGATTTAATTGAAGAAGGTGAAACTTTTTACCAAGGGCCTGTCATTATCAACTGGGATGATGATGCTCCACACCCTTTAAGAACAAAAGCGAATCAAGTGCTATTGCATGAGCTTGCACATAAAATGGATATGCTTAACGGAGACATTAACGGCTTCCCACCGTTGCACTTAAATATGAACGCGAAAGATTGGTACGAGGCTTTTGAAACAGCTTATCGACATTTGGATCAACAGCTTGCCAAGGGACACAAGCCGGTAATCAACCCTTACGCTGCCACTAACCCAGCAGAATTTTTTGCTGTGTGTACGGAATATTTTTTTGAAGCGCCGGAACATTTACATAAAGTCTTTCCGGCCGTGTATCGTCAGATGAGTTTATTTTTTAATCAGGACTTTTTAAAGATTTAG
- the pyrE gene encoding orotate phosphoribosyltransferase, whose translation MKKTDFIDFIMATGVLKLGEFTLKSGRKSPYFFNAGLFNTGNQLAQLSQAYAATIAEKGANFDVLFGPAYKGIPLAATTSVALAEKHSIDKPYAFNRKEAKDHGEGGNIVGHALEGNILIIDDVITAGTAIRESMDLIQEQGAKPAGVIVALDRMEKGQGELSAIQEVERDYGIPVYSIINMNDIIDYLATQPDMSHYLDAMKDYRSQYGITQ comes from the coding sequence ATGAAAAAAACCGACTTTATTGATTTTATTATGGCTACCGGGGTATTGAAGCTTGGCGAATTCACCCTAAAATCAGGCCGTAAAAGCCCTTACTTTTTTAATGCTGGCCTATTTAATACTGGCAACCAACTTGCACAACTCTCTCAGGCTTATGCTGCAACTATTGCTGAAAAAGGCGCCAATTTCGATGTACTCTTTGGCCCTGCATACAAAGGGATTCCGCTAGCGGCTACCACAAGTGTTGCATTGGCGGAAAAACACAGTATCGACAAACCTTACGCATTCAATAGAAAAGAAGCTAAAGACCATGGTGAAGGTGGCAATATTGTTGGTCATGCGTTAGAAGGCAATATTTTGATTATTGACGATGTAATTACTGCTGGTACAGCAATTCGTGAGTCAATGGACTTAATTCAAGAGCAAGGCGCCAAACCTGCGGGCGTGATTGTTGCTTTGGATCGAATGGAAAAAGGGCAAGGAGAACTTTCCGCTATTCAAGAAGTGGAAAGGGATTATGGTATTCCTGTTTACAGTATTATCAATATGAACGACATTATCGACTACTTGGCAACTCAACCGGATATGAGCCATTATCTGGATGCCATGAAAGACTACCGTTCACAATATGGAATCACGCAATGA
- a CDS encoding SixA phosphatase family protein, whose product MSEHRLRELLLVRHAKSDWKEDLDDKERPISEKGKKAASRLGHWLQENNLMPSYALVSPAQRAQQTFKRLKVDKDICPQITLDQLYLATLDELIEVLAEIPKHYERVMIIGHNPGLEELAQFLEYESHCEDCETRLFPTGSLAHFILPNSWKNLNAGAGKLVQFIRPKDVKPSHHKHHHKPQEEKENLV is encoded by the coding sequence ATGAGCGAGCACCGATTGCGCGAACTACTTTTAGTTCGCCATGCTAAGTCAGACTGGAAAGAAGACTTAGATGATAAAGAACGACCCATATCGGAAAAAGGCAAAAAAGCTGCCAGCCGACTGGGGCATTGGCTGCAAGAAAACAACTTAATGCCCAGCTATGCTCTCGTATCCCCTGCTCAACGCGCACAACAAACATTCAAACGTCTTAAAGTCGATAAAGATATCTGCCCCCAAATCACTCTTGACCAACTGTATTTAGCGACGCTTGATGAACTTATTGAGGTGCTTGCAGAGATTCCAAAGCATTACGAACGCGTGATGATTATTGGTCACAACCCAGGTTTAGAAGAATTAGCACAATTTCTAGAATACGAAAGTCATTGTGAAGACTGTGAAACCAGACTTTTCCCAACAGGCTCCCTAGCCCATTTCATCTTGCCAAACAGTTGGAAAAACCTAAATGCTGGCGCAGGAAAACTGGTGCAGTTTATCCGACCAAAAGACGTTAAACCCTCTCACCACAAACATCATCACAAACCACAAGAAGAAAAAGAAAACCTAGTGTGA
- a CDS encoding sulfite exporter TauE/SafE family protein, producing MESLVSQFALFVISFIANLFSALAGGGAGLLQLPALLFLGLPFSIALATHKVASVFLGVGATARHMKSAHLNWVFVLVVLGFGLPGVWLGANVILHIEDHYAQLALGILTLGLGVYSWRQPELGQTLSLRNQNLPGWGIGGLVLFLIGALNGSLTSGTGLFVTLWLIRWFGLDYKLAVAYTLILVGLFWNGAGALTLGLQGQIEWGWLPALIVGSLFGGYLGAHLAIVKGNKLVKRSFEVMTVLVGLALIIKAVVHASH from the coding sequence TTGGAAAGTTTAGTCAGCCAATTTGCCCTCTTTGTTATCTCGTTCATTGCGAATCTGTTCTCGGCGTTAGCTGGGGGTGGTGCAGGATTACTGCAGTTGCCCGCGTTGTTGTTTCTGGGGCTTCCTTTCTCTATCGCGCTTGCAACGCATAAGGTTGCCAGTGTGTTTTTAGGTGTTGGTGCGACTGCACGACACATGAAATCGGCACATTTAAACTGGGTGTTCGTGCTGGTTGTGTTGGGGTTCGGTTTGCCCGGGGTATGGTTAGGCGCGAATGTTATTCTGCATATTGAAGATCATTATGCACAGCTAGCTTTGGGTATTTTAACCTTGGGATTGGGCGTTTATTCTTGGCGCCAACCTGAGTTGGGTCAAACTCTAAGTTTGCGCAATCAAAATCTGCCAGGCTGGGGTATTGGTGGTTTGGTGCTGTTTTTGATAGGTGCGTTAAACGGCTCGTTAACTTCAGGAACGGGATTGTTTGTGACGCTTTGGCTGATACGATGGTTTGGCTTGGATTATAAGCTAGCTGTCGCGTATACCTTGATTTTGGTCGGTTTGTTTTGGAATGGCGCTGGTGCGTTAACGCTTGGCTTGCAAGGACAAATTGAGTGGGGTTGGTTGCCTGCGCTTATAGTTGGGTCGTTGTTCGGTGGTTATCTAGGCGCTCATTTGGCGATAGTAAAAGGCAATAAGCTTGTTAAACGCAGTTTTGAAGTTATGACTGTTCTTGTTGGCCTAGCATTGATTATTAAAGCGGTTGTCCACGCGTCACACTAG